ACAAAGTTGTGCACATCCTGTAGCTTTTTCCGCAGCCATTCCACTCTTTCCATGGAGCTCAGGTGTTTGCCCAGGTTATGCATAAACTGTATTTCACTCACAGCTCTCTTCCTGGAGGGAACAGAATCAGAGAGGATCACTCCATTAGTTCTCCTCTTCCAAATCATAAAGCCAACCTTAAAAATCCAATTCCCCTGACCTCACCATGCAGAATAGGCTATGGTACTTACTTAACAGACTTCCCATCTGATCTTGCAAGAAAACAGATGGCAAACATGACAATCATTACCTTAACCATGTCTTTTGCAGACATCATattaactaaaaaagaaaaagaaaaatggaggtatttaaaaatacttttaatattcCAAACTGTACAATTAAATTTATAGTAGTTTATATTTATAACCATACAAGTTTGCACAGAGTGTGACAGTGACTAATTGGATGTTTTTTGTGAGAGACTTTTGGAATCAGTCTCTTTATtttacagtttatatatatatatatatatacacacacataattactgtatattatatatatacacataattagTATATAGTAAGTATAACCCAATTGGCTTAGAAATGAGACAGATGAGTTTTACTTTCTTAGGTATCTTTTTGAGAGTTCTTGTGCAAGTTATATGAATTTTAAGCTATGTGAAGAATCAAAAAGTTCACTGTTTAGAATTTCCTCCCACATTTTGTGTTAATTATGACTAAATGCTTCTAATTTGCTTGAAAATAGCTACTTCTCTTAATTAGGTAAATTGTCAACAGCGTCTGTTTACTTAGcaaatttgtttttcataagTAGACTTCCTTTCAATGTCATGATAACTATAAATGCCAAATTAATAGGTTCTGATTTAGAGATTTTTACTAACTTAACACAGAGTTCTCCtagcattaaaaagaatgtgtcaAAGCATTTAAGCATCATCTAATTAATTACTTGTTATACAAATTTAGAGCTTTGATTCCATATAAAATGCTTGTCTGTATCTTATCTTTTCAGCTCATTTTATTAACAATTTTGTTTGAGTATAATGTTtagaattttgctcttttgctTTTAAGCTTTTTATCTCAAAATAGAAAAGTCTTACCTTAGTCTGCATTTCAATAACTGCAAAAGCTTTCATGATAGAAGTGCCTTTTCTTAATACTTAATGTTCTCCGTTTAACATACACATAGGGTGGCTGTGGCAAACTGCATCATTTAGAAGTAGCATAAGGGCCATTATAACCtactatatttattttcactgtgcAATATAAGCTATCGAAGGAGCACCAAATGGATATTCTTCATTTTGGGTTTATATGAGAAAAAATCACTGTAGCCAGAGGACAGGAGtttgtcccagctctgccacactCACCTAGTGCCTCTGCCTTTCTTTCCTATTCTTAACTGAGAGGTGAGCTTCTTACAAGAAGGTCATTAGAAACGTGTAAAACATCCTTAAAATTCATGTATAGTTTTCAGATAAAAAACTAGAAAAGGTTTTATGTAAAGGGACCAAATATTCAGCAGTAAAACAGTTTCTCCAACTATAGTACACAGATTGAGCTCTCTGTGAGGATATTATGTGGGGAAAATGGAATTTTAACTCAGAGACATAAATTTACATTGATTATTTAAATCAGAATTATTCATTTCTCACTAGGctgctttatttcaaaattttaacaaGATATCATTAAAGCACATCATGccaaattttaattatttccatGTAATTGcagatgagttaaaaaaaaaaaagcaaggtctCTCAAAATACTTTAATCACAAAAATAAGTGTTTCAACAATATTTTAGtagcataaatttattttttattgtggcattttaatattaaatataatccaAACCCTCCcttaacattttacttttaacaAACAGCATGATATTAGTAGGAAATGGTACACATTAAATGACTACTTGATTGTAAGAAAAGAACTCATGGaaacttaaaagagaaaataaagattactCACCACACGTCTTAGGATACGATCTTCTTTCAAACGTATTAGCAGCTGATGCTTTCTCAAAGTTGAGTAAACCTGAGAAGGCTGATAAATTGAGCTGTAGACCCTTCAATgtgacttttatatatataagtcTTCCACACACTGAGAAGCTTTTTTATTGTTACAGATGACGTCACTCCTAATTCTCTGAATTTTAACCATAGGATCATAGAGCAGCACACACACTCCCATGGGGCGGTGCTCATTCTTCTTAAATTTTAGATAATTggatattaaaagcaaaacagcGTGGGCTGGGAAAAGTGTTTATGCAAAGATTTCTAACAAATAGTGAATTGTAATTCTGACTGGATTAATGACTCTATATTCCAAAAagggatatattatatatattatatgtttataattatatatttataaatatataatatatttatgaaatttatattttatataaaatatttataaaatatatattatatatttattttatatatattaaatatatatgtattatatatttataaatatataatatatataatatattcctttagtaattctaaaagaaatcaaccttgaatattcattggaaggactgatgctgatgctgaatctccaatacttttgctGCCTGATtcgaaaagccgactcattggaaaggaccctgatgctgggaaagatagcaaaaggagaaggaagtggcagagaataagatggttagatagcatcacagactcaatggacatgaatctgaggaaactctgggagacagtgaaagacgggggagcctagtgtgctgcagtccatggggttgtaaagagttggacatgaattagcaactaagcaacagcaacaaaatttttttaaaaagtcagatttcAAAAATTTATGGCTAAGTCATCATCTTATCGCAGGCTTCTCtcgtaactcagttggtaaagaatctgcctgcaatgcaggagacctgggtttgattcctggatcgggaagatccccagagaaggaaatggcaacccactccagtattcttgcctgaagaatcccatgaacagaggagcctggcaagctacagtccaatgggtcacaagagttggacatgacttagcaactaaaccaccaccacatcatcttattgtatttgaaaatgaaattgaaaataagtttatttcttaCAGCCATAACATTGGCACAATTATTATGAGGATTATAATGAATCATATTACATTATGCTTACTTTACAAGCCATATTGGACCAGTCTGTATCATTCCTGATcttgtttcaaaaatatatatatagtgctttTCTTAAAGgaagtgttaaaaatattttgagaatatgCTCTCAGTACATAATTTTAAAGGCTTCAAaagtaaaactattttaaaattcatttaccttatatttttatcctttttaattttagttttcaatAAAAACACTTGAAAAGCAGTAACTGTATCCCagacccactgcagtattcttgcttgggaaatccaatggacagaggaggctggcaggatacagtccatggagtggcaaacaattggacatgactgtgaaATAAGCAACAATAACCATATGCAAGACCTTCCATATATTATCCAACTAAGTCTTTATACCAGTCCTTTAAAGTAAATACTATTATTAGCACCATTTTCACTTGAGGAAACTACTGGGGTTGGAGAGTGGAGAAGATGGAATTCAACAAAGTCTTTATGACTCCAGAGCTATTTTGATTCTTACTACCTCAGTTTCCCCTTAGAAATGTAGcccaaactgagagagtagcactgacgtaTATATACTGCCGTGTGTAGAACAGCTAGCTAGGGGGAAGCTGCTATGTGGCACAGGGAGTTCAGCTAAGCTCTGGgataatctagaggggtgggatggagcaggtggctcaggagggaggagatatacatatacttatagctgattcacattgttgtacagcagaaactaacacaacattgtaaagtaattaccttccaattaaaaataaaacataaaaaaagtaTATAGCCCTTCTTTGAACCCCAGTCCTCGTCACTCTGATTTGCCCAACCCTTTGCAGCCTCTTTGCACAGGAATTGGGTCTTGTTTCTCATGTTCCCCACCTGGTGATGGAGGACCTATGGAGGCAAGATGCTGCCACCTATCTAATTTCAAATACTGCTACAGCCTGGTCCCCATCTATTGACCAAAACCCCTTGAATCCCCTTGGTATGTCTAAGGTTCATTTAGGCAGCTTGCCTCCCAACAAAAGGCTCAGAATTGGATCAGTTCTCTTAGCTCTGAGCCTACTTCGTTTATCCTCTTGCCTGCTGACTCTTGCCAAGGTTTGACTCTACATCAAGTAAGAGCCAATCCAAATTTAAAATACCTGTACAAAGTCTACAGTGAAAGGTACATGTTAGTGCTGCTCTGAGAAATCCTCTACACTGGGCAAATATCACTTGAAGTTGCTCCAGGCTTCATTTCAGAAGTTTTAGAGACTTACTGTGACATGTCTGCAGAATATGAACCAGGTTGGTGAAAATGTTGATAAACGTGACATCTCAGAAGGAATTGAATAAAACTGGGAAAGACTTGGAATGATGATATAGCTGTTTTTAGTTCTTTATACAGTTTCCATAAGGAAGAAGGAATATTTTCTGTG
This genomic window from Bubalus bubalis isolate 160015118507 breed Murrah chromosome 16, NDDB_SH_1, whole genome shotgun sequence contains:
- the PTH gene encoding parathyroid hormone isoform X3, which encodes MGVCVLLYDPMVKIQRIRSDVICNNKKASQFNMMSAKDMVKVMIVMFAICFLARSDGKSVKKRAVSEIQFMHNLGKHLSSMERVEWLRKKLQDVHNFVALGASIAYRDGSSQRPRKKEDNVLVESHQKSLGEADKADVDVLIKAKPQ
- the PTH gene encoding parathyroid hormone isoform X1; the protein is MVININYYKFNCTVWNIKSIFKYLHFSFSFLVNMMSAKDMVKVMIVMFAICFLARSDGKSVKKRAVSEIQFMHNLGKHLSSMERVEWLRKKLQDVHNFVALGASIAYRDGSSQRPRKKEDNVLVESHQKSLGEADKADVDVLIKAKPQ
- the PTH gene encoding parathyroid hormone isoform X2 — protein: MMSAKDMVKVMIVMFAICFLARSDGKSVKKRAVSEIQFMHNLGKHLSSMERVEWLRKKLQDVHNFVALGASIAYRDGSSQRPRKKEDNVLVESHQKSLGEADKADVDVLIKAKPQ